The genomic DNA GCGCGCTGAGACTTTTACGCACGGATCATCTGCTCCGGTGAAGTCATGGATTTGACTGAAAATACTCTGTGAAAAAGTTGCGTTTGTTGTTTGTGACCTCAGACATGGAGAGACTATTAAACACAATGAAGCCTCtcaccgtcatcatcatcttcaccgcTGTGGTGAGGgtgtgaggagcagcagaggatgaCACCTGCACGCTCCGAGTCTCCACACTGACCATCACTGACCATCACTCTGCTCCGCGTGTCCACTCACACGCTGCAGCTGCACAAACGGCGCATTTGTTGCGCTTATTTTGCATCAAGGACTgcggttaaaataaaaaaggggcGAGAGCATCGACACAGGTGAGTTTTTATTTCCAATAATAAAGCATCTGTATGTAATTAATTCACTGAAatgcaaattaaatgtaaacagagaTGAAGGAAACTGGCTACACTGAAACACTAATAATCTCTCATAATTAGGTTATATTTTCTAGATTAactgagtaattgtttggtccgtaaaatgtcagaaaatgaataaGTTTGATCAATttcttgaaaaagaaaacaggaaatattctcattaaagaagctgaaaaatcagagaaactttaCTAATAAGTGTTGAATTATTATTGAATTGTTGCAGTCCTACTGATAATTGTTCAGTTTATTTACAATTTCTAATTGAAATTACAGCCTTCACatggtgtttgtttatgtttatgttgtggtAAAAGAGTTCAGCTCACAATGGATCTGAAATTTGGTTTGTAAatcagactgtgtgtgagagggagcaTCTGTTTTAAACTCTCGCTGCTTATTTTTGCATATATActctttaatgtttaaaaatatttgtgcATCAGGAGAAACATGGAACAGTTTAGAATTCAGAATTAAGGATCTTAATTGgtcaaaatgtattatttttatttaaccaaaaAGTTCCATTGAgattaaatggtaaatggtttgtattaaCGTagctcttttctagtcttggtCATCAATCAAAGCACGTTAACACGACACTCACGCCATCTCTCAGCAGCCAGGAGCGATTCAAACACATTAGCATGTAGACCAGCACAGTCGGGGATCAAACCCTGACTTCCCAGTTAGTAGCTGCCCACTGAACCACAGCAGCACGTGAAAATGCAATGAAAAACCGTAACCGTAAATGCTTCCTTCGCAAATTTCTGAATTAaacctttaaatgaaaataatcgtatTTAAAGTGATGCATTTTTGCTTATGCGGTTTGTAAAATGTAACATGTGCCGTGAAATGTGACGTAACTGATgtacaaaatataatatacataattTAAATATACTTGAGTATTGATATTGAATTGAGTAGAAAACTGTATATTTGTGACAAtaacctctctctgtgtgtttgattgttgtAGGAAATTAAAGCGGTGTAGATGCTGCCATTCTCCTCATCCTGACATGTCTGCACCACTCGCCTCGTCCCGTCTCCTGCAAACACAGATataaaagagaggagagaaaaaaaacaggggttATTTTTCTGCTCAGTACTCAGTACGACTGTCTCACATCTGGAGTTGTGACTCACCATGGGCACCGTACTGTCTCTGTCACCTGACTCTCGCAAATCAGGCTACTATGACAACCGTCCTGGCTCGCTCAGCCACTACCCGAGCATCAGCAGCCGCTCTCTCAACAGCCAGAAAGACCGCGGGCTAAAGAGGGGCCAGTCCATCTTCCTCCCGGCGCTGACATGGAAGCGACTGGTGGCCTCGACGAAGAAGAAAGGCAACACCAAGAAAGGCTGCGGCGTTCCGACGGGCCTCGGGGAGCcgctcaacaacaacaacaacatcaacatctaCCAGAAGGACTCTGTGCTGCACCTCAACCGTGAGAATGTGAAGAAGTCGCTGTCGTGTGCCAACCTCTCCAGCTACGAGGGCCCAGCAGGACTGGGTCTGGGGCTTGGGTATGGGCTGGGGATGGGTCAGGGGCACGGATACGCCTACAGCAAACCCCAGCAGCTCTCGTCTGTGAAAAAAGCTCCTCAGAACGTGTTGACGTCGTCTCCGAAGCGCGTCATCGTCCAGGCTTCCACCAGCGAGCTCCTGCGCTGCCTGGGAGAGTTCCTGTGCTGTCGCTGCTACCGCCTGAAACATCTGTCCCCGGCCGACCCGGTGCTGTGGCTGCGGGCCGTGGACcgctcgctgctgctgcagggctgGCAGGACCAGGCCTTCGTCACGCCTGCCAATGTGGTCTTCGTCTACATGCTGTGTCGGGACGTCGTGGACGGCGACCTGGTGGCTTCGGAGCACGAGCTGCAGGCCATCTTGCTCACCTGCCTCTACCTGTCCTACTCCTACATGGGCAACGAGATCTCGTACCCACTCAAGCCCTTCCTGGTGGAGGCGGGTAAGGAGGCCTTCTGGGACCGATGCCTCGCCATCATCGACGCCACCAGCGCGAAGATGCTGCGAATCAACGCCGACCCGCACTTTTTCACGCAAGTATTTGCCGAACTGAAGAGTGAAGGCGGCTGTGGCCCTCAGGATTATAGTCGGGTTCTGGATCGGTGAGACGAGCCATCTCCGCTGACCTCATGCCTttttgtgtctcacacacagaaatactTGCACACACTTTTGTCCAAGTACACATCTCCGTTCCTTTTCTCTGCTGATGCAGAAGCAAAGGAATCTTGACAGCAGACGTTATTTATTCATTCCATCCCCAGATAAAAACTTTCCCACTGAAGATTATTTGATTACCATCTCATAAACACAAGCTTTACTCCTGGAATATCCACTTGCGTTTGCACAACACGAGGAGCCATTTGGTCCACCTGT from Solea senegalensis isolate Sse05_10M linkage group LG20, IFAPA_SoseM_1, whole genome shotgun sequence includes the following:
- the si:dkeyp-92c9.2 gene encoding cyclin-dependent kinase 5 activator 1; amino-acid sequence: MGTVLSLSPDSRKSGYYDNRPGSLSHYPSISSRSLNSQKDRGLKRGQSIFLPALTWKRLVASTKKKGNTKKGCGVPTGLGEPLNNNNNINIYQKDSVLHLNRENVKKSLSCANLSSYEGPAGLGLGLGYGLGMGQGHGYAYSKPQQLSSVKKAPQNVLTSSPKRVIVQASTSELLRCLGEFLCCRCYRLKHLSPADPVLWLRAVDRSLLLQGWQDQAFVTPANVVFVYMLCRDVVDGDLVASEHELQAILLTCLYLSYSYMGNEISYPLKPFLVEAGKEAFWDRCLAIIDATSAKMLRINADPHFFTQVFAELKSEGGCGPQDYSRVLDR